The Vicia villosa cultivar HV-30 ecotype Madison, WI linkage group LG1, Vvil1.0, whole genome shotgun sequence genome includes a region encoding these proteins:
- the LOC131643635 gene encoding glycine-rich protein DOT1-like has translation MAEEENRSRGLFHHKKDEDRRPTGDDYDSGNYRKTSHNDEFSSGDNESSYNKTSYGNENPSGDYETGYNKTATNYETSNNYGGTGSGYTDTQATTGGGYGGSDTRKTTGGGYGGGDYGDSDTRKTTAGGYGGGGYGDSDTRKTTGGGYGGGGYDDPDTRKTTGGGYGGGGGYDDSDTRKTSGGGYGGGGGYGDSDVNTTTGGGYGGGYGDSDTKTTTGGGFGGGYGDDTNRRDDDVDYKKEEKHHKKLEHVGEFGAAAAGGYALYEKHKSEKDPENAHRHKIEEEVAAAAAVGSGGFAFHEHHEKKETKEEEEEAHGKKKHHFFG, from the exons ATGGCTGAAGAGGAGAACCGTAGCCGCGGCCTCTTCCACCACAAAAAGGACGAGGATAGGAGACCTACAGGTGATGACTATGACTCCGGTAATTACAGAAAAACATCACACAATGATGAGTTTTCTAGTGGTGACAATGAATCTAGTTACAACAAAACATCATATGGTAATGAAAATCCTAGTGGTGACTATGAAACTGGCTACAATAAAACAGCTACCAATTATGAAACATCTAATAACTATGGTGGTACTGGTAGTGGATACACTGACACCCAAGCAACCACCGGTGGTGGCTATGGTGGCTCTGACACCAGAAAAACTACCGGTGGGGGTTATGGTGGTGGTGACTATGGTGACTCTGACACCAGAAAAACTACCGCTGGCGGCTACGGAGGTGGTGGCTATGGTGACTCTGACACCAGAAAAACTACCGGCGGTGGTTACGGTGGTGGTGGCTATGATGACCCTGACACCAGAAAAACTACTGGTGGCGGCTACGGTGGTGGTGGTGGCTATGATGACTCTGACACCAGAAAAACTAGCGGTGGCGGctatggtggtggtggtggctaTGGTGACTCTGATGTCAATACAACTACTGGTGGCGGTTATGGTGGTGGCTATGGTGACTCTGACACCAAAACAACCACTGGCGGAGGCTTTGGTGGTGGTTATGGTGATGATACTAATCGtcgtgatgatgatgttgattataAGAAAGAGGAGAAGCATCACAAGAAACTTGAGCATGTTGGTGAGTTTGGTGCTGCAGCTGCCGGTGGTTATGCTTTg TATGAGAAGCATAAGTCAGAGAAGGATCCTGAGAACGCTCACAGGCACAAGATAGAAGAAGAGGTTGCAGCAGCAGCTGCAGTAGGATCTGGTGGATTTGCCTTTCATGAACATCATgagaaaaaagaaacaaaggaggaagaggaagaagctcATGGAAAGAAGAAACACCATTTCTTTGGATGA
- the LOC131649799 gene encoding uncharacterized protein LOC131649799, protein MAEEQGSSGIYFPKKEDRPKTKPTTGGGYDGGDDDIAIFGEGYDDPVIPEAIDDEPTTGGGNNGGNDDSDDEYEGGYGDGYEDPAIFPGPAGTGDSNIKVTIISGNDGSDDDIAIFGEGDDDPAIGGGGGDGNFNTKPTTGGGNDGPVIQTTTGGGSGGHEKK, encoded by the coding sequence ATGGCCGAGGAGCAAGGTAGCAGCGGCATCTACTTCCCCAAAAAGGAAGATAGGCCTAAAACCAAACCTACAACTGGTGGTGGCTACGATGGTGGAGATGATGACATAGCAATTTTCGGAGAGGGGTATGATGACCCTGTAATTCCAGAAGCTATAGATGATGAACCTACAACCGGTGGTGGCAACAATGGTGGCAATGATGACTCAGATGATGAGTATGAGGGAGGCTACGGAGATGGATATGAGGACCCTGCAATATTCCCAGGCCCAGCAGGTACTGGTGACTCTAACATCAAAGTTACAATTATTAGTGGAAACGATGGCTCTGATGACGACATAGCAATTTTCGGAGAGGGCGATGATGACCCTGCtattggtggtggtggtggtgatggtAACTTTAACACCAAACCTACAACTGGTGGTGGCAATGATGGCCCCGTAATCCAAACAACTACTGGTGGTGGCTCAGGTGGTCATGAGAAAAAGTAA